The following nucleotide sequence is from Salvia splendens isolate huo1 chromosome 2, SspV2, whole genome shotgun sequence.
CATTGAATGACAACatataatgaaaaaattataaattgacTTTGAGATCAATTCGATGTTTATAACTACCAGATTCAGAAAGTAATCTTGGGCAGAAAAATGTTACTACTACTTATGGAAAGTATAACATCGACATAGATTGTCTGTGTATGATGCTTGATGATTGCCAAATTTGTGTTGGCTTGGTTCCCTTGAATGAGGTAAGGAGTTTCTGGTAATGACagattgaagtaaaatgagatattttCTCATGCTGTTAACTATGTAATATTAGGCAGTTTGAATGCTATTTCAGGTAAGGTTCCATCTTACTAGGAAAGATGGCTACTGCAATAATACTGTTCAAGATTGAGAGGGCTTTATTCTTACATAAAAAGTTACTTTCTTCAATAAGCTGGTTTTGTTATTTGTTTTTACTATCTCTACTGAACTACAACAATATGTCGTTTAGTATCCGAGCTGGAGGAGTTGGTGTGAATCTCCAAGCTGCTGATACAGTCATTATCTTTGATACAGATTGGAATCCCCAGGTTATATCTAATGCCGTTCTCCTCAGTACTTCATTAATGTCACTTTGAGTTCAAAAAAgtctcattttattttgtttgtgtttgttcAGGTGGATTTGCAAGCACAGGCCAGGGCTCATAGGATTGGGCAAAAGAAAGATGTTCTTGTTCTTCGTTTAGAAACTGTAAATACTTAAATCCCTGAACTTGATTAacttgttgaatttttttttctgttaatGAGAACATAACTGCTGTATTTTGAATTAATAAagattatttttcattaaattaGTAATTTCAATTGTTTTGCATATATACTATAATTTCTTATGATTACACTTCCAAtctataataataaattatattatcaTACTTTCCATATAATGGTTGTATTGCAATTAATATATTGAGTCTTTACTTGATTGAATATTTCCATGTGGTAATCTCACATTCTCACTTGATTCCAGCCTACAGTGTTTACTTTTCTCTTCCTTTAATATTTTCCCTTGATACTTAGAACTATTCGAGAAAGCTACAATTTCAGCATCTGCTTTATAAAAGCTGAACACAAATCATTTTTGTGTGTAATAGACCAGCAATCTGACTGCTCCTCGAGTTAATGGCTTTAAACAGTACAATTATTTACTGCAGAAGTCTTGAATACTGTAATAATACACTCCTAGATTAATTTTAGTTAGATTTATTTCTGTTTCAAGGACATGACAGACCGCTTTGGTATAAAATGACACTGATTTAGTCTATTCGGCATTGGTTTTCTTCTTTGTTTCTTACTTAGTGTAGGTGCTGTTTTTGCTACATGTCTGATTCTGCTGTGGAGCTCCTATAAATATTTTGAATGCTATTTATTATGCACTTTATCTACTTCCACTAACAAGATTAAACTTATGCCAAGTATTTCGCACTTCCTAGGACAATTCTTTCTAAAACTTGCTGGAATTATTGAACGTAAATCTGCGGAGCCTATGCAAACTGGGTTAAAAGTGGTAGATAGCTTGGCTCATATAGGTCATGGTCAACGAGAACATATAATCGGGGACCAACAAACTAGAAAAACAGCTATTTATATCAATACCATATTAAACCAAAAACAATTGAACTTAACGACCACCTCGGAAAGTGAGGCATTGTATCATGTCTTATATCTTCTCTGTAGTAACACCAGTGAGCGTGATATCTatatatcagagttttgaagcAATGGCGGATAGGTAGATAATTGTTAGTTACTATATCTAAATTTTTTTGGAGGCATTGGATCAGAGGGAATGATTCTTTTTGTGCAATGAACGtttcacatttatttttatgtatgcCTTTTGTTTCAACATAATTATAATTGTGTTGAATGTTTTTCCTATAATGCTTAAATCTTAAATAGGTCCAAACTGTGGAGGAGCAAGTTAGAGCTTCTGCTGAGCACAAACTTGGGGTTGCTAATCAGAGTATAACTGCGGGATTTTTTGACAATAATACGAGGTATGCTAAAGTACATAGTAAAACAAATGACTTTGATTTGACACTTGTATTTGATATTAGTCAATTAtaatctaaacaatataatataGTGCGGAGGATCGAAGGGAATACTTAGAGTCTCTCTTGCGGGAGTGCAAGAAAGAGGAAGTTGCACCTGTTCTGGACGATGATTCCCTTAATGACATTATAGCGCGCAGGTATAATTTGTTACAATAATAATAAGTATGGTTATGAGAATCTCCCtacctttttttcttcttaactTCCAACGGGTGGGAGTTTCTTTTGCTGTTCTGATGTTTTGTATTGCCTACTTCTCTTCAGTGAAGAGGAAATTGATATCTTTGAATCAGTTGACAAACAGAGGCGCGCAGATGAAATGGTATGTGCAAATCCTAGAAATGATGTGCTGTAGTTCTATTTGTTTGGATAAGAAAGGTACTGTCTATttatttaagatataaataatttCTGCAGGTTGTGTGGCAAAATTTGTGTGGTGTGAAAGGGTCAGATAAAAGCAAGCTTATACCTCAATTGCCTTCTCGGCTCATAACAGACGATGACTTAAAATCATTTTATGAAGTGATGAAGATCTCTGAAACAACAACTCCCGTTGTATTACCTGATTCAGGGATGAAGAGGAAAAGTGGGTATCTTGGAGGTCTTGATACCCATCAGTATGGAAGAGGCAAACGTGCTAGAGAGGTTTTTTTACATCACAATCTCATAAACATTTGTCCTTGCTTGTATACAGTTATTGTTCTGATATATGTTGATTGTGCAATGCATAAATTTGACCTGGCACCATATATTCAAGACTTAAGTTTGATGGTCTGCTTTTTGCTTTATTAGGTTCGTTCGTATGAAGAGCAATGGACTGAAGAAGAATTTGAAAGACTGTGTCAGGTTGAATCTCCAAATTCTCCCACAATGAAGGAAGAAGTTACTAGAAAAACAATGGCAGTCACTACAAACAGTGCAGTCGTAGTCAAGGGTGAGATGCAGGCACCGGCTGTCCCTCAACTTCCTCCACTTCCTTCGCTTCCTCAACATCCAACTGTGGAGCCTCTGGCCGAACAGAACAAAGAGGCTACACCACCATCTAAAAGAGGGCGTGGCAGGCCAAAAAGAGTGGTTGAAGTTTCTCCACCAGTTACTTCTCCTGGACTATTGGGACCTGTGAAAACTGAAGAAATTTCCAAAGTTGAAAGTATGCCTGTAGAACCTGTTCCTGATTCTATGGTCTGCGCTACTGATGTTGGAAGTATCACTGGGAGCTCAAAAGAGTTGAAGTTGCCTGCTACTCTGAACTCCGGGCCACCTCTTCCCCCTTCTCTCATTCCTGCTTCACCCCCATCATCTGGTCGAGGTAGAGGACGTGGTCGGAAGTCTCAGACAGGTGGAGAAGCTCCTGCTCCCAGACGCCGAGGCAAAAGACAGACTACAGCATTACAAGCAGCTCAAATATCTTCATTGCCACTTGTTACTGATAATCCATCTGTTGAAATAAAAGGAGAACCTGCCCCAAGCTCAGCTATCACTACCAGTTGTGCCGCTGTCTCTGTCACTAGCATTACAAAAGAAGTGGGCTCTGAACCGGATTCTGTGTCACCTTCTCCAGTGGTTCCATCAGTTTCTGGTCCTAGCAATTCAGATGTGGAGCCCCATAAAGAAGTTACACCTAACTCTTTAATGGCTTCTGATAGTACTTTTACTGGCTCCGTCGCTGTAGCTAGTGTAAATCAGGCAGATCCAGACATTGTGCGCACTTCAAATCCTGAAGCTACACCTCCCCCACAGCCTATTAGCGCTTCTCTCTCTGTAACAACGGTGGGTAGAGGTAGAGGGCGAGGGCGGGGGCGAGGGCGAGGGCAGAATGCTCAAAGTCGCGAAGAGGCACCGCAACGAAGGCGAAGAAGGCAGGAGCCCATACCATCCACTGTTTCTGGTGCATTAACTAGTCAGGACTCAGAGCCATGTGAACCTCAACCGAAAAGAACTCGGGCTTCTGTTGGACGGAAAGACACCGTACGGCGTGAGAAGGTTCAGGAAGTGACTAATGCAAGTCAATTTGCTGAACAGGGTATTCAAGATTCTCTGGTCGAACGAGTTACTAAGGGTAGGTAACTCTTTATTAGCTTCAAATAACTTTTATATATTACAACTAGCCTAACTGTAATATTTCTAGTACGGAGTATATCATAAGTCTGAGCCTGTGGAAGGGGGAAAAGAAGGTGAGCGATGAAAGGGGATTCAGTTACCTGTTTTAATCTTAATAAGGTGGAGCTTACTAGCACTAGCATTTGATAGATTAGGATACTGTTCGCAGTTATTGTTCATTctagaatatatatttattctcaTTTGTAGTCGACTAGGTAATTACTCTCTGGCATGTATAGCATGTAATAAGTTGAACTCTAATCACAAGGTTATTGTCTAATATGTCTTGTTCTCTACTGTATGGAGTAACTTTTTATAAAGTcctaaattaaaatataggcaTTTTCATAAATGTGTAATCTACAGAGCTATACAGCTAAAATATCTCGATCCATTTGCAAAGGGTGCATGTTTTTCTGGTGATTGTAAATTATGCTCTTTCCGGAGATCTACTGTTTGATTACCTACTTTTCATTTCACTGATGGATAAATAATTGTGACTAAAGATATTTCTGCTTATACTGCTTTAGATACAGAGATTGGTCCAGGCAAGTTACAAAACCCTCCTAAGGAACAAGATGCAAATGAAAAATCAAGTGAGGATCACAGGAATGAAGTCCTTGCTTCAAAATCTAACCCATCTGATGATTTAACATCAATTTCGATGCCTGATCCAACAGGTGGAGCGCCTAGTTCTCTGGTTCCCAAGTCTGCAGAGGACAAGACAGAATCTTCTAGTAAAGAACTTGATTCAACAGCTGGAGCGCCTAGTTCTCTGGTTCCCAACTCTGCAGAGGACAAGACAGAATCTTCTAGTAAAGAACTTGATTCAACAGCTGGAGCGCCTAGTTCTCTGGTTCCCAACTCTGCAGAGGACAACACAGAATCTTCTAGTAAAGAACTTGATTCACCAGCTGGAGCGCCTAGTTCTCTGGTTCCCAAGTCTGCAGAGGACAATGTAGAATCTTGTAGTAAAGAACTTGATATTAAGGAGCCCTGTGGGGATGATATTTCTATTGTCTCAGTTCTTGTGCCACCACAGACCGATGTTAATTGTGGAACATCTGGAGGGTCCCAATCCTTAGTAGGCGCAAATATCAACTCTCCTGTGATTGACAAAGATGAATCTGGAAAAGTTTTAGAGGATGAACATGAAACCAATATTACTGATGAATTACCGGGAAAAGTTCTAGTGAATGAACATGAAACCAATACTCCTGACGAAGTATCTGGAAAAGTTGCCGTGAATGAATGTGAAAGCAGTACTCCTGAAGTAGGCGCAAATGTCAACTCTCCTGTGACCGACAAAGATGAATCTGGACAAGTTCTAGAGGAtgaacatgaaagcaatgttaCAGATGAAGTACCCGGAAAAGTTGTAGTGAATGAACATGAAACCAATACTGCTGATGAAGTATCTGGAGAAGTTGTTGTGAATGAATGTGAAACCAGTACTCCTGATGAAGTAGGTGCAAATGTCAACTCTCATGTGACTGACAAAGATGAATCTGGAAAGGTTGTAGAGGATGAACATGAAACCAATGTTACAGATGAAGTACCAGGAAAAGTTGTAGTGAATGAACATGGAACCAATACTGCTGATGAAGTATCTGGAGAAGTTGTTGTTAATGAATGTGAAACCAGTACTCCTGATGAAGTAGGCGCAAATGTCAACTCTCATGTGACCGACCAAGATGAATCTGGAAAGGTTGTAGAGGATGAAAATGAAACCAATATTACTGATGAGGTACCAGGACAAGTTGTAGTGAATGAACATGAAACCAATATTACTGATGAAGTATCTGGAAAAGTTGTAGTGAATGAATTTGAAACCAGTACTCCTGATGAAGTACCTGTTTCTACCACCGCTGAAGTTCATGTGGATCATTCTGCTATAACGGCTATGGAAAAAGTCTGCACTGAATCAAACTCGGCCTCACCTGCCGCTATGCTATCGTCAGCACTGTGCCCAATTGATATTGGTGTGGGATCAGAACAAGGCATCACAGTGAGCTCCTTAACGGCTTCTACTCATGCTTCAACTGATCCAATGGCTGCGGCAAGTTCTGACCGACTGGATCCTGACATTTTGTCCTTGTCGAGTGTCCAAGCTACGGAGGAAGATGTTTCAGAGCCTTCTGCAGGGCAAGTTCCAGAGGGTAGGCTTCTTATTCTTTAAGGACATAAAAAATGTGAAATGCATGATTTTCTGGTGATTGTAAATTGTGCTCTTACATGTGACGTACTGTTTGATTACCTACTTCTCCATACACTGATGGATGAATATTTGATGCTAAAGATATTTCTGCAGGCGCTACTTTAGATACAGAGACTGGTGCAGCCAAGTTACAAAACCCTCCTCAGGAGCAAGATGCAAATTTTAAACCAAGTAACGATCACAGGAATGAAGTAATTGCTTCAACATCTAACATATCTGATAATTTTCCACCACTTTTGATGCACGATCCAGCAGCAGATGGAGCGTGTAGTTCTCTGGTTCCCAAGTCTGCAGAGCAAAATGTAGAATCTTGTGGTAAAGAACTTGATATTAAGGAGCCTTGTGAAGATGGCTCTATTGTCTCTGTTCTCGTTCTACCACAGAGCTATATTCATTGTGCAACATCTGGAGGTTCACAATCCTTGGTAGGCACAAATATTAACTCTGCCGTGATTGACAAAGATCAAGGCTTGCATAGTGGTGTTTCTGCGGCTGCTACTGCAACATCTGGATCAATGCCTCTTGGTGATGGGATTGACAAGTTGGATCCTGCATGTCAAAGCAAAGATGATAGAATTTTTAGTCCTACCAATAACCCTAACTTGGATGAATATCCTGCATCAGATAACGTATCAAAAGGACCAGCTGATTATAATCCCACAGATTCAATTCCTGAGTTACCTAATCATACAGATACTCTGGTACCATCTGAATATACCCAGTCTTTGCCTGTGTCTGATAGCAACTCCATCAACACAGGCGAATGCCAACATTTACAAAATGCAGAGATTCAGCTTGCATCAGCTGTTGATCCTGATGAAGTACCAGAAGAAGACTCTGGAAAGTCAAATTCAATTTCTGGGATAATAAAAATCACAGATGATGAATCTGGAAAAGGTATAGTGGATGAACATGGAACCAGTACTCCTGATGAAGTACCAGGAAAAGTTGTAGTGAACGAACATGCCACTAATACTCCCGATGAAGTACCTGGAGAAGTTGTAATAAATGAACGTGAAACCAGTCCTCCTGATGAAGTACCTGTTTCTACCTCTGACTTTCATGTGGATCATTCTGCTATCACGGCAATAGAAGAAGTCCGCACTGAACTAGACTCAGAAAAAGGAATCCCGATGAGCTCCTTAACGGCTTCTGCTCATGCTTCAACCAATCCAATGGCTGTGGCACGTTCTGATCAACTAGCTCCTGTTACGTTGTGCACGTCGAGTGCCCTAGCTACTGAAAAAGATATTTCAGAGCCTTCTGCAGGGCAAGTTCCCGAGGGTAGGCTTCTTATTCTTAAGGAAATAAAATCTTAAATGCTAATGAATTCCTTATAATGTGGCATTCTGGCATAAAACAATTGTGGCACACTTTTTAACTCTTGATATTGTTAGGATGTAAACAATTTCTCTTTCCAAAATGCTAGCATCTGAATGGTCTGTGTGAAAAGGAAAGTATCATACAGAAAATTGCATTTTCCTGGTGGATTATTAACTAGCCTCTGTCTCGTCTCTTATCTTAAGTTTTCTGTCTAATCGAAGATTTATATCTATTGTATGGATGCAGGCCGTGTTAAAGATGCAGACATTGATGAGGCGAAGCTAGAGGATCCAATTCAGGAAAAGGTTACAGTGGAAACAGATGGTAAGGCGTGCCTATAATTGAAGTTTTTCCTAGACAAACTAATAAATGAAGTTATTGCTTCAAAATATGCCATTTAATACGGAATATTGCATTTTCCTGGTGGATTATTAACTAGGCCTCTGTGTTGTCACATATCTTAATTTGTCTGCCTAATCGAAGTTGTACATCTAACGTATGGATGCAGGCCGTGCCAAAGATGCAGGCATTGATGAGGTGAAGCTAGAGGATCCAATTCAGGAAAAAGATACAGTGGATGGTAAGCATGCGAATAAGTGAAGTTTTTCCTAGTCAGAATAATAAATGAAGTTATTGCTTCGAGAAATGCCCTGGATACATACTTGCATTTTCCTGGTGGATTATTAACTAGGCCTCTGTCTTTTCTCATATCTTAAGTTGCCTGCCTAATTGAAGTTGCATATCTAACGTATGGATTCAGGCTATGCCAAAGATGCAGGCATTGATGTGGCAAAGCTAGAGGATCCAATTCAGGAAAAAGATACAATGGAAAAAGATGGTGTGGATGCAGGCCATGCCAACGATGCAGGCATTGATGTGGCGAAGCTAGAGGGTCCGATTCAGGAAAAAGATACAGTGGAAAAGGATGGTGTGGATGCAGGCCATGCCAACGATGCAGGCATTGATGTGGCGAAGCTAGAGGATCCAATTCAGGAAAAAGATACAGTGGAAAAAGATGGTGTGGATGCAGGCCAAGCCAACGATGCAGGCATTGATGTGGCGAAGCTAGAGGATCCAATTCAGGAAAAAGATACAGTGGATGGTAAGGCGTGCGTATAAGTGAAGTTTTTCCTAGACAGACGAATAAATGAAGTTATTGCTTCGAAATATGCCCTTTAATACTTTGCCTTCAGTTTCGACTTTAGATGCTGCAGTTAGTGGTTTTCAAGTGTTAGACTATCTGCAGGAAAATGTGAAGAGCCTGGAATTGGAACCCAACATGATGGTGGGGATCATTGTGGAGTTAGTCCTTCGGTTTCAACTATGCTTTCTCAAAGTGATGACAACAATCATGGAACAGCTGAGGATTCACAATGCTGGCCAGAAACGCATAACGACTCTGAGGACTTGGAAGAAAACCAGAGTACTGCTGAAGCTGCGGAAATACTTGCACCAACATCACTTCCTGACCAGTTTGATTCTCCCAGCGGAAAGGAAGATGCCAATAAAACTTCTAGTGAGAAAAACCCCTGATATGGATGTGTTGTAGTAGCATTTTAATGTCTAAGTTTGAATATTTATATCTGACCCTAATTCTCCCATATATATGTTGGGTGTCGCTTGTATTATGCATATTTGCTCAATGGAACAGTAAATCTATGGTTGTTGATGGAATTATTAGTCTCACCTTAATCTTGATATGGGCTTAATTCGAGAGGAAGACTCTCAATGGAAATAGACATAACGCCAATTTCACTCTATATCATTCGACCATACCAATCACATTACTCCATTAAACTTTATTTCGGTTTAATAAATTTGTGTTTCAACCAAGGTTTTTCATATccagaattattattatttgaaatatCCCGTAGGGTTTGTAATTTTTGACATGGCATGGACACATCCCACATTGTTAGCATGAAGTCTTAACTAATCTTATTGGGGTCGGACAAGATTATTTCAAATTGGGTTTATATGACCATTTAGAACCAAGCAGTGCagtgtttttattattattaaaattagtatTAGAGTTGTTTTATTTCTTTCCAATCTTCAACATCTGCCAGTCCACCACGACGACCACTCATTGGTGCACTATGTGCCGTTGATTAAGGCCACCGCCAATTGTCGATTTTGTAACAATTCCTTGaatcattatatttatttcatagGTTATAAggttttaattgtgtaaatataatattaatccTTTTGTGTCATTATTGTTTGATTGTTATATTATGATATGTATCGTTATTGTACCGTGTCAATCCAATCCGGAAAGGATTGTATCACTGGTGCTTCGGATAGGTAGTAAGATTCGCGTTTTAGATTAAAAATTGGTTTAATTATCAAGTTATGCTCAATATGGCAGGCCTACTATTAGTTGCTAActtataaattagtaataatGGAGCTTGATTACGGTGTAATTGGATTGTTCCAAATTTGTCAATTACGTAAGCAAGCTTTCTACTGTCATCTCCTACCGCCTTTCCATTGCAAGCACCGACTCGTCATTTGATTATCCCATACATTTAAGAGGATAGAGCAAGATCGGGAAGGAGCAGAGAGATGGGGTCTTTGCTTAGAGAGAACGAATTGGATAGAGTTGACGCAGAATCCGAATCAAATCAACCGATTCTCTACGTTAATGGAGTCCGTCGAGTTTTGCCCGATGGCTTGGCTCACTTCACCCTTCTCGAATATCT
It contains:
- the LOC121792702 gene encoding chromatin structure-remodeling complex protein SYD-like isoform X1, which gives rise to MANPQNVELEAAKFLHKLIQESKDEPSKLATKLYVILQHMRSSGKENSMPYQVISRAMETVIKEHNIDIETLMSSRLPLAAGAQDGDTGSQQLAGSSQRAGTAKDSKSGNEIETPETYALARTPSGPVSGGQDAYQGSTAHIGGVGVKVHGVPSGAPGSYLTGDSTNRMEFANSSFDGQSLAAKMSKDRSVEAFGDHSTGKIAAGGSSLVTNANMSSFQGSIAEQNMTRNAGPRDTGKSPVPQTSNAGLPFKEQQLKQLRAQCLVFLAFRNGLMPKKLHLEIALGDIYSKEDGTRRDLLDQKGKEQLVHDTSAVPEAPRSTERPDRSNSNPPHLDPNSTKESDSVKFPDGRINQPVVPVENEQDGNCSVSRGKTDIEITREDAIKSHASHDSSIRESYSCDHEDDLGNRRQRKSISSAVMTPSEQSMLEDSGPSVDGFANDITNAPVPTTFFTNDGVLQRPEDSASHAQNSMDCNNPGKSYSDKKYSSLLLKDKWKPASGMSGQNYPAMAVKDSNVTVRNFYQETDQEEGYPSKSTNRQPSPKHTTVEKWIMGRQKRKVFAEHNWAKKQQKTSQKISGCSDRLKDAVSSSEDISAKTKSVIELKKLQLLELQRRLRSDILNDFFKPIASEMDRLKSIKKHRIGRRSKQFERYEQKMKEERHRRIKERQKEFFSEIEVHRERLENGFKVKRECCKGFNRYVREFHKRKERFHREKIDRIQREKINLLKINDVEGYLRMVQDAKSDRVNKLLKETEKYLQKLGSKLKDAKVMAGQFGTDIEANKGGTIEESEDVENEDEKDQAKHYLESNEKYYTMAHSVKEHITDQPTGLIGGILREYQMNGLRWLVSLYNNHLNGILADEMGLGKTVQVISLICYLMENKNDRGPFLVVVPSSVLPGWELEITTWAPSIHKIVYCGPPEERRRLFKEQIVHQKFNVLLTTYEYLMNKHDRPKLSKIQWHYIIIDEGHRIKNASCKLNADLKHYRSNHRILLTGTPLQNNLEELWALLNFLLPNIFNSSEDFSQWFNKPFESNGDSTTDEALLSEEENLLIINRLHQVLRPFVLRRLKHKVENQLPEKIERLIRCEASAYQKLLMKRVEENLGAIGTSKARSVHNSVMELRNICNHPYLSQLHVEEVHDLVPKHYLPNIIRLCGKLEMLDRLLPKLKATDHRVLFFSTMTRLLDVMEDYLCWKQYKYLRLDGHTSGGDRGGLIEKFNNPSSPYFIFLLSIRAGGVGVNLQAADTVIIFDTDWNPQVDLQAQARAHRIGQKKDVLVLRLETVQTVEEQVRASAEHKLGVANQSITAGFFDNNTSAEDRREYLESLLRECKKEEVAPVLDDDSLNDIIARSEEEIDIFESVDKQRRADEMVVWQNLCGVKGSDKSKLIPQLPSRLITDDDLKSFYEVMKISETTTPVVLPDSGMKRKSGYLGGLDTHQYGRGKRAREVRSYEEQWTEEEFERLCQVESPNSPTMKEEVTRKTMAVTTNSAVVVKGEMQAPAVPQLPPLPSLPQHPTVEPLAEQNKEATPPSKRGRGRPKRVVEVSPPVTSPGLLGPVKTEEISKVESMPVEPVPDSMVCATDVGSITGSSKELKLPATLNSGPPLPPSLIPASPPSSGRGRGRGRKSQTGGEAPAPRRRGKRQTTALQAAQISSLPLVTDNPSVEIKGEPAPSSAITTSCAAVSVTSITKEVGSEPDSVSPSPVVPSVSGPSNSDVEPHKEVTPNSLMASDSTFTGSVAVASVNQADPDIVRTSNPEATPPPQPISASLSVTTVGRGRGRGRGRGRGQNAQSREEAPQRRRRRQEPIPSTVSGALTSQDSEPCEPQPKRTRASVGRKDTVRREKVQEVTNASQFAEQGIQDSLVERVTKDTEIGPGKLQNPPKEQDANEKSSEDHRNEVLASKSNPSDDLTSISMPDPTGGAPSSLVPKSAEDKTESSSKELDSTAGAPSSLVPNSAEDKTESSSKELDSTAGAPSSLVPNSAEDNTESSSKELDSPAGAPSSLVPKSAEDNVESCSKELDIKEPCGDDISIVSVLVPPQTDVNCGTSGGSQSLVGANINSPVIDKDESGKVLEDEHETNITDELPGKVLVNEHETNTPDEVSGKVAVNECESSTPEVGANVNSPVTDKDESGQVLEDEHESNVTDEVPGKVVVNEHETNTADEVSGEVVVNECETSTPDEVGANVNSHVTDKDESGKVVEDEHETNVTDEVPGKVVVNEHGTNTADEVSGEVVVNECETSTPDEVGANVNSHVTDQDESGKVVEDENETNITDEVPGQVVVNEHETNITDEVSGKVVVNEFETSTPDEVPVSTTAEVHVDHSAITAMEKVCTESNSASPAAMLSSALCPIDIGVGSEQGITVSSLTASTHASTDPMAAASSDRLDPDILSLSSVQATEEDVSEPSAGQVPEDISAGATLDTETGAAKLQNPPQEQDANFKPSNDHRNEVIASTSNISDNFPPLLMHDPAADGACSSLVPKSAEQNVESCGKELDIKEPCEDGSIVSVLVLPQSYIHCATSGGSQSLVGTNINSAVIDKDQGLHSGVSAAATATSGSMPLGDGIDKLDPACQSKDDRIFSPTNNPNLDEYPASDNVSKGPADYNPTDSIPELPNHTDTLVPSEYTQSLPVSDSNSINTGECQHLQNAEIQLASAVDPDEVPEEDSGKSNSISGIIKITDDESGKGIVDEHGTSTPDEVPGKVVVNEHATNTPDEVPGEVVINERETSPPDEVPVSTSDFHVDHSAITAIEEVRTELDSEKGIPMSSLTASAHASTNPMAVARSDQLAPVTLCTSSALATEKDISEPSAGQVPEGRVKDADIDEAKLEDPIQEKVTVETDGRAKDAGIDEVKLEDPIQEKDTVDGYAKDAGIDVAKLEDPIQEKDTMEKDGVDAGHANDAGIDVAKLEGPIQEKDTVEKDGVDAGHANDAGIDVAKLEDPIQEKDTVEKDGVDAGQANDAGIDVAKLEDPIQEKDTVDDYLQENVKSLELEPNMMVGIIVELVLRFQLCFLKVMTTIMEQLRIHNAGQKRITTLRTWKKTRVLLKLRKYLHQHHFLTSLILPAERKMPIKLLVRKTPDMDVL